From Pseudomonas fluorescens, one genomic window encodes:
- a CDS encoding 2-hydroxyacid dehydrogenase produces MRTLLFSSQTYDRDSFLAAAQSGANELHFQAARLSLDTVALAEHFEVVCAFINDDLSAPVLEKLAVGGTRLIALRSAGYNHVDLTAAHRLGLSIVRVPAYSPHAVAEHAVALILALNRRLHRAYNRTREGDFTLHGLTGFDLYGKTVGVVGTGQIGATFAKIMAGFGCQLLAYDPYPNPQVEALGGRYLPLPELLAQSHIISLHCPLTADSKHLINSQSLADLQPGAMLINTGRGALVDTPALIEALKTGQLGYLGLDVYEEEAQLFFEDRSDLPLQDDVLARLLTFPNVIVTAHQAFLTREALAAIAATTLQNIADWAAGTPQNRVEG; encoded by the coding sequence ATGCGCACCCTTCTCTTCAGCAGCCAGACCTACGACCGCGACAGCTTTCTCGCCGCCGCGCAATCTGGCGCCAACGAACTGCACTTCCAGGCCGCACGCCTGAGCCTCGACACCGTCGCCCTGGCTGAGCACTTCGAGGTGGTCTGCGCCTTTATCAATGACGACCTCAGCGCCCCGGTCCTGGAAAAGCTGGCGGTCGGCGGCACTCGCCTGATCGCCTTGCGCTCGGCTGGCTACAACCATGTCGACCTGACTGCGGCGCATCGTCTGGGCTTGAGCATCGTCCGCGTCCCGGCTTACTCGCCCCACGCCGTGGCAGAGCACGCGGTGGCCTTGATCCTGGCCCTCAACCGCCGCCTGCATCGCGCCTACAACCGCACCCGCGAGGGCGACTTCACCCTGCATGGCCTGACCGGTTTCGACCTGTACGGCAAGACGGTGGGCGTGGTCGGCACCGGGCAAATCGGCGCTACCTTCGCGAAAATCATGGCCGGTTTCGGCTGCCAGTTGCTGGCCTATGACCCCTACCCCAATCCGCAGGTCGAAGCCCTCGGCGGTCGCTACCTGCCATTGCCGGAGCTGCTGGCGCAATCGCACATCATCAGTCTTCACTGCCCGCTGACCGCCGACAGCAAACACCTGATCAACAGCCAGTCACTGGCCGACCTGCAACCCGGCGCCATGCTGATCAACACGGGGCGTGGCGCGCTGGTGGATACACCGGCCTTGATCGAGGCATTGAAAACCGGTCAGTTGGGCTATCTGGGCCTGGATGTCTATGAAGAGGAAGCGCAGCTGTTTTTCGAAGATCGCTCCGACCTCCCGCTGCAGGACGACGTGCTCGCCCGGCTGCTGACTTTCCCCAACGTGATCGTCACCGCCCACCAGGCCTTCCTCACCCGTGAGGCCCTGGCCGCGATTGCCGCGACTACGTTGCAGAACATTGCTGATTGGGCCGCTGGCACCCCGCAAAACCGGGTCGAAGGCTGA
- a CDS encoding SprT family zinc-dependent metalloprotease — MPEQLNTRVEDCFQLAESFFKRPFKRPVVSLKLRGQKAGVAHLHENLLRFNPQLYRENTEDFLKQTVAHEVAHLIAHQLFGDRIAPHGEEWQLIMRGVYELPPNRCHTYAIKRRSVTRYIYRCPCADSDFPFSAQRHSLVRQGRRYLCRRCRQTLVFTGESRVE; from the coding sequence ATGCCCGAGCAACTCAATACCCGCGTCGAAGACTGTTTCCAACTGGCTGAATCCTTTTTCAAACGCCCTTTCAAACGTCCGGTGGTCAGCCTCAAGTTGCGCGGCCAGAAGGCCGGTGTGGCACACCTGCATGAAAACCTGCTGCGCTTCAATCCACAGCTGTACCGCGAAAATACCGAAGATTTCCTCAAGCAGACCGTGGCCCACGAGGTCGCGCACCTGATCGCCCACCAGCTGTTTGGGGACCGCATCGCACCCCACGGTGAGGAGTGGCAGTTGATCATGCGCGGCGTCTACGAGCTGCCGCCCAACCGCTGCCACACCTACGCAATCAAGCGCCGCAGCGTGACTCGCTACATCTACCGCTGCCCCTGTGCCGACAGCGACTTCCCGTTCTCGGCCCAGCGCCACAGCCTGGTCCGCCAGGGTCGGCGTTACCTGTGTCGGCGCTGCCGGCAAACCCTGGTGTTCACCGGCGAATCGCGGGTCGAATAA
- a CDS encoding META domain-containing protein: MKHLVLAGMAAASLLGCAAEPVKLQQDRSYILEWIGERPLIDYSHLTITLGTDGRAYGNGGCNHWFAPYTLDGDKLSFGKVGSTRKMCAPALMEQEKRFLQALETVQRWDVSPIEQMRFWPAEGKPLRWWLEEG, from the coding sequence ATGAAACACCTGGTTCTGGCCGGGATGGCGGCTGCGTCTCTGCTGGGCTGCGCCGCCGAGCCGGTGAAGCTGCAGCAGGACCGCAGCTACATTCTGGAATGGATTGGCGAGCGCCCGTTGATCGACTATAGCCACTTGACCATCACCCTGGGTACAGACGGTCGCGCCTACGGCAACGGCGGCTGCAACCACTGGTTCGCGCCCTATACCCTGGACGGCGACAAGTTGAGCTTCGGCAAAGTCGGCAGCACCCGCAAAATGTGCGCGCCGGCGCTGATGGAGCAGGAAAAACGCTTCCTGCAAGCGTTGGAAACCGTGCAACGCTGGGACGTCTCGCCGATCGAGCAAATGCGCTTCTGGCCGGCCGAAGGCAAGCCGTTGCGCTGGTGGCTGGAAGAGGGCTGA
- a CDS encoding dicarboxylate/amino acid:cation symporter — translation MTTRQPIYKSLYFQVIVAIVIGILLGHFYPQTGVALKPLGDGFIKLIKMVIAPIIFCTVVSGIAGMQSMKSVGKTGGYALLYFEIVSTIALLIGLVVVNVVQPGAGMHIDVSTLDASKVAAYVTAGADQSIVGFILNVIPNTIVGAFANGDILQVLMFSVIFGFALHRLGAYGKPVLDFIDRFAHVMFNIINMIMKLAPIGALGAMAFTIGAYGVGSLVQLGQLMICFYITCVLFVVLVLGAICRAHGFSVLKLIRYIREELLIVLGTSSSESALPRMLIKMERLGAKKSVVGLVIPTGYSFNLDGTSIYLTMAAVFIAQATDTHMDITHQITLLLVLLLSSKGAAGVTGSGFIVLAATLSAVGHLPVAGLALILGIDRFMSEARALTNLVGNAVATLVVAKWVKELDTDKLQVELASGGRGISDEREVDDLGVAEGPTPASVK, via the coding sequence ATGACGACTCGTCAGCCAATTTACAAATCCCTGTATTTCCAGGTAATCGTTGCCATCGTTATCGGCATCTTGCTCGGTCACTTTTATCCGCAGACCGGGGTGGCGCTCAAGCCGCTGGGTGACGGGTTCATCAAGCTGATCAAGATGGTCATCGCACCGATTATCTTCTGTACCGTCGTCAGCGGCATTGCTGGCATGCAGAGCATGAAATCGGTCGGCAAGACCGGTGGTTACGCGCTGCTGTACTTCGAAATCGTTTCCACCATCGCCCTGCTGATCGGCCTTGTGGTAGTCAACGTCGTGCAACCGGGTGCCGGCATGCACATCGATGTCTCGACCCTGGATGCCTCGAAAGTCGCGGCTTACGTCACGGCTGGCGCTGACCAGAGCATCGTTGGCTTCATCCTCAATGTGATTCCGAACACCATCGTCGGCGCGTTCGCCAACGGCGACATCCTGCAGGTCCTGATGTTCTCGGTGATCTTCGGTTTCGCCCTGCATCGCCTGGGTGCCTACGGCAAGCCGGTGCTGGACTTCATCGATCGCTTCGCCCACGTGATGTTCAACATCATCAACATGATCATGAAGCTGGCGCCCATCGGTGCGCTGGGCGCCATGGCCTTCACCATCGGTGCCTACGGCGTCGGCTCCCTGGTGCAGTTGGGCCAGCTGATGATCTGCTTCTACATCACCTGTGTGCTGTTCGTCGTGCTGGTGCTGGGTGCGATCTGCCGCGCTCACGGCTTCAGCGTGCTGAAACTGATTCGCTACATCCGTGAAGAACTGCTGATCGTGTTGGGTACTTCCTCGTCCGAATCGGCGCTGCCACGCATGCTGATCAAGATGGAGCGCCTGGGTGCGAAGAAATCGGTGGTCGGCCTGGTAATCCCTACCGGCTACTCGTTCAACCTCGACGGTACTTCGATCTACCTGACCATGGCCGCCGTGTTTATCGCTCAGGCGACCGACACCCACATGGACATCACCCACCAGATCACCCTGCTGCTGGTGCTGCTGCTGTCCTCCAAAGGTGCGGCAGGCGTGACCGGTAGTGGTTTCATCGTGCTGGCGGCGACCCTGTCGGCCGTAGGCCACCTGCCGGTTGCCGGCCTGGCGCTGATCCTCGGTATCGACCGCTTCATGTCCGAAGCTCGTGCCCTGACCAACCTGGTCGGCAACGCCGTGGCAACTCTGGTCGTGGCCAAGTGGGTCAAGGAGCTGGACACAGACAAACTGCAGGTCGAGCTGGCTTCTGGCGGTCGCGGTATTTCCGACGAGCGTGAAGTCGATGACCTGGGCGTGGCTGAAGGCCCGACCCCGGCTTCGGTGAAGTAA
- a CDS encoding CaiB/BaiF CoA transferase family protein, with amino-acid sequence MQGPLASLKVLDFSTLLPGPFASLLLADMGAEVLRIESPTRMDLLRVLPPHDQGTSASHAYLNRNKRSLALDLKQPQALEVVKQLLQDHDILLEQFRPGVMERLGLGYEALKAINPRLIYVSITGYGQTGPYKDRAGHDINYLALAGLASYTGREDSGPLPLGIQAADIAGGSLHGVIGLLAAVIARQHTGQGQHLDVSMTDCAFSLNALAGAGYLACGVEPGREEQMLNGGSFYDYYRSRDGRWMSVGSLEPNFMQQLCAALGRPELAAQGLSPRPEQQQALKQALQIEFEKRDYSELCALFGVIDACVEPVLSLSEAVAHPQLQARQLVTQVPRADGTTQAQMACPLKFSGGLPAPKHIGAAVGAHSDQVLAELGYSVEQIAELRRAKAIA; translated from the coding sequence ATGCAGGGGCCACTGGCATCACTGAAAGTTCTGGATTTTTCGACACTGCTGCCAGGGCCGTTCGCCTCGTTATTGTTGGCGGACATGGGCGCCGAAGTGCTGCGTATCGAGTCGCCGACCCGCATGGACCTGCTGCGAGTCCTGCCGCCCCACGACCAGGGCACCTCGGCCAGCCACGCCTACCTCAACCGCAACAAGCGCAGCCTGGCGTTGGATCTCAAGCAGCCGCAGGCGCTGGAAGTGGTCAAGCAACTGTTGCAGGACCACGACATTCTCCTCGAGCAATTCCGGCCCGGTGTCATGGAGCGCCTGGGCCTGGGCTACGAAGCCTTGAAGGCGATCAATCCGCGGCTGATCTACGTGTCGATCACCGGCTACGGCCAGACCGGCCCCTACAAGGATCGCGCCGGGCACGACATCAACTACCTGGCGCTGGCCGGTCTGGCGAGTTACACCGGACGCGAGGACAGTGGGCCGTTACCCCTGGGTATCCAGGCCGCCGACATTGCCGGCGGCTCCCTGCATGGGGTGATCGGCCTGCTGGCAGCCGTGATTGCCCGTCAGCACACGGGGCAAGGCCAGCATCTGGACGTGAGCATGACCGACTGCGCGTTCAGCCTGAATGCGCTGGCCGGGGCGGGGTATCTGGCGTGTGGCGTGGAGCCGGGGCGGGAAGAGCAGATGCTCAATGGTGGCAGCTTCTACGATTACTACCGTAGCCGCGATGGACGCTGGATGTCGGTGGGCAGCCTGGAGCCGAACTTCATGCAACAGCTGTGCGCGGCGTTGGGCCGGCCCGAGTTGGCAGCTCAAGGCTTGTCGCCTCGACCCGAGCAGCAACAAGCCTTGAAGCAGGCGCTGCAGATCGAGTTCGAAAAACGCGACTACAGCGAGCTGTGTGCGCTGTTCGGCGTGATCGATGCCTGCGTCGAGCCGGTTCTGAGTCTGTCCGAGGCGGTGGCGCATCCCCAGCTTCAGGCGCGCCAACTGGTGACGCAGGTGCCGCGCGCGGACGGCACGACTCAGGCGCAGATGGCTTGCCCGCTGAAGTTTTCTGGCGGCTTGCCAGCGCCAAAGCACATTGGCGCAGCTGTCGGTGCCCATAGCGATCAGGTACTGGCCGAGTTGGGCTACAGCGTCGAACAGATCGCTGAATTGCGGCGGGCCAAGGCAATCGCCTGA
- the ttcA gene encoding tRNA 2-thiocytidine(32) synthetase TtcA — MGTLTVNQNKLQKRLRRQAGEAVADFNMIEDGDKVMVCLSGGKDSYTMLDVLLHLQKVAPIKFEIVAVNMDQKQPGFPEHVLPAYLKELGVEYHIVEKDTYSVVKELIPEGKTTCSLCSRLRRGTLYTFADEIGATKMALGHHRDDIVETFFLNMFFNGSLKAMPPKLRADDGRNVVIRPLAYCNEKDIQAYSDLKQFPIIPCNLCGSQENLQRQVVKEMLQEWERKTPGRTESIFRSLQNVIPSQLADRNLFDFTSLTIDESAASRFVNVVNL; from the coding sequence ATGGGCACTCTTACGGTCAACCAGAACAAACTGCAGAAACGTCTACGCCGGCAGGCCGGTGAGGCCGTTGCCGACTTCAACATGATCGAGGACGGCGACAAGGTCATGGTTTGCCTGTCCGGGGGCAAGGACAGCTACACCATGCTCGACGTGCTGCTGCACCTGCAGAAGGTCGCGCCGATCAAGTTCGAGATCGTTGCCGTCAACATGGACCAGAAGCAGCCAGGTTTTCCCGAGCATGTATTGCCGGCGTACCTCAAGGAGTTGGGGGTCGAGTACCACATCGTCGAGAAGGACACCTACTCGGTGGTCAAGGAGCTGATTCCCGAGGGCAAGACCACCTGCTCGCTGTGCTCGCGCCTGCGTCGCGGTACGCTCTACACCTTTGCCGATGAAATCGGCGCGACCAAGATGGCCCTCGGGCATCATCGCGACGACATCGTCGAGACGTTCTTCCTCAATATGTTCTTCAACGGCTCGCTCAAGGCCATGCCACCGAAGTTGCGTGCCGATGACGGGCGCAACGTGGTGATTCGCCCGCTGGCCTACTGCAACGAGAAGGACATTCAGGCCTACTCGGACCTCAAGCAGTTCCCGATCATCCCGTGCAACCTCTGTGGCTCCCAGGAAAACCTGCAGCGCCAGGTGGTCAAGGAGATGCTTCAGGAATGGGAGCGCAAGACCCCTGGGCGCACCGAGAGCATTTTCCGCAGCCTGCAGAACGTGATCCCGTCGCAACTGGCGGACCGCAATCTGTTCGACTTCACCAGCCTGACCATCGACGAAAGCGCGGCGTCGCGCTTCGTCAATGTGGTCAATCTCTGA
- a CDS encoding AraC family transcriptional regulator produces the protein MRDRTIASHFGRAATGGARRLGHDYSGLLHTLGISPEWLDEPRARITPEQFTALLQGLWLALDDEYLGLAEGKSKCGTFAMMCHALIHCRTLEKAFSRGLLFYSLFPHSPRLTLSREDEWVRLSLDDARLADPDHFLSESLLVTWHRLGSWLIGQRIRLEQASFRYNEPDHGAEYELMFSCPLAFDAECTSLLFHSRYLCMPLLQDERTLKHFLERSPADLLARPDEGDSMCSRLRRQLGRDSSHWPDLETVAAQLHVSPQTLRRHLREEGSSFQELKDQLRRDIAIYHLNRADQSLQQIAEQLGFSEPSAFHRAFKKWTGLTPGAYRAQAL, from the coding sequence ATGCGCGACCGCACCATCGCCAGCCATTTTGGCCGGGCAGCCACTGGCGGTGCGCGCCGCCTCGGGCATGACTATTCAGGCTTGCTGCACACGCTCGGCATCAGCCCCGAATGGCTCGACGAACCCCGCGCGCGCATTACGCCCGAGCAATTCACCGCCCTGCTCCAGGGCCTGTGGCTGGCACTGGACGACGAGTATCTGGGGCTCGCCGAAGGCAAGAGCAAATGTGGCACCTTCGCCATGATGTGCCACGCGCTGATTCACTGCCGTACCCTGGAAAAAGCATTCAGTCGCGGCTTACTCTTCTATAGCCTATTCCCGCACAGTCCGCGCCTGACGCTGAGTCGGGAAGACGAATGGGTGCGCCTGAGCCTGGATGATGCCCGGTTGGCCGACCCCGACCACTTCCTCAGCGAAAGCCTGCTGGTGACCTGGCACCGCTTGGGCAGTTGGTTGATCGGCCAGCGAATCCGCCTCGAACAGGCCAGCTTCCGCTACAACGAACCCGACCATGGCGCCGAATACGAGCTGATGTTTTCTTGCCCCTTGGCATTCGACGCGGAGTGCACCAGCCTGCTGTTTCATAGCCGCTACCTGTGCATGCCGCTCTTGCAGGACGAACGCACCCTCAAGCATTTCCTCGAACGTTCACCGGCCGATTTGCTGGCCCGCCCGGATGAGGGCGACAGCATGTGCAGCCGATTGCGGCGCCAACTGGGGCGCGACAGCAGCCACTGGCCCGACCTGGAAACCGTGGCCGCGCAACTGCACGTCAGCCCGCAGACCTTGCGCCGGCATCTGCGGGAAGAAGGTTCGAGCTTTCAGGAATTGAAGGATCAACTGCGCCGCGACATCGCCATCTATCATCTCAACCGTGCCGATCAGTCATTGCAACAAATCGCCGAGCAGTTGGGGTTTTCCGAGCCTTCGGCCTTTCACCGGGCGTTCAAGAAGTGGACCGGGCTGACGCCGGGGGCGTACCGGGCTCAAGCGCTTTGA
- the arsC gene encoding arsenate reductase (glutaredoxin) (This arsenate reductase requires both glutathione and glutaredoxin to convert arsenate to arsenite, after which the efflux transporter formed by ArsA and ArsB can extrude the arsenite from the cell, providing resistance.), which translates to MTDLTLYHNPRCSKSRGALELLEARGLTPTVVRYLETPLDATQLQSLLGKLGISARQLLRTGEDEYKSLNLADARLSEAQLIAAIAAHPKLMERPILEVGDKAIIGRPPENVLELLP; encoded by the coding sequence ATGACCGATCTGACGCTTTATCACAATCCGCGCTGCTCGAAATCCCGCGGTGCGCTGGAACTCCTCGAAGCCCGTGGCCTGACACCAACCGTGGTGCGCTACCTGGAAACCCCACTCGACGCCACGCAACTGCAAAGCCTGCTGGGCAAACTGGGGATCAGCGCCCGGCAACTGCTACGCACAGGCGAAGACGAGTACAAATCCCTCAATCTGGCCGACGCCAGACTCAGCGAGGCGCAGTTGATCGCCGCCATCGCCGCCCACCCGAAGCTGATGGAGCGACCGATTCTCGAAGTCGGCGACAAAGCCATCATCGGCCGGCCTCCGGAGAATGTATTGGAGCTGCTGCCGTGA
- a CDS encoding TlpA family protein disulfide reductase: MTRRLTAVLALFATLLLGGCGYDYGTDQLGQKVASERLDGQWFVLNYWAEWCGPCRTEIPELNALAEQLKGQKIGVFGVNFDGVQGEELKSASNKLGIAFTVLAQDPAERFELPRSEALPVTYIVDDKGKVREQLMGEQTAAGVMAKLQALQAKN; this comes from the coding sequence ATGACAAGGCGATTGACCGCAGTACTGGCACTTTTCGCAACCTTGCTGCTGGGGGGCTGTGGTTACGACTACGGCACCGACCAGTTGGGACAGAAAGTGGCTTCCGAACGCCTGGATGGCCAATGGTTCGTGCTCAATTACTGGGCCGAGTGGTGCGGTCCGTGTCGCACCGAGATTCCTGAACTCAATGCCCTGGCCGAGCAGCTCAAGGGACAGAAGATCGGTGTTTTCGGTGTGAATTTCGACGGCGTGCAGGGCGAAGAACTCAAGAGCGCCAGCAACAAGCTGGGGATCGCGTTCACCGTGTTGGCTCAGGATCCGGCGGAGCGCTTCGAGCTGCCGCGCAGCGAAGCGTTGCCGGTGACCTACATCGTCGACGACAAGGGCAAGGTGCGTGAGCAGTTGATGGGTGAGCAGACGGCGGCGGGGGTGATGGCCAAGTTGCAGGCGTTGCAGGCGAAGAATTGA
- a CDS encoding DNA-3-methyladenine glycosylase I, which produces MHDYKWLHEYCLNRFGSASELEAHLPVPKTPDQLRQISDDRYLSTLALRVFRAGLKHSLVDAKWPAFEQVFFGFDPEKVVLMGAEHLERLMQDARIIRHLGKLKSVPRNAQFILDVAKEKGSFGELIAEWPVTDIVGLWKYLAKHGHQLGGLSAPRFLRMVGKDTFVPSYDVVAALNAQKIVDKVPTSLRDLATVQNAFNQWHAESGRPMCQLSMMLAFTVNH; this is translated from the coding sequence ATGCACGATTACAAGTGGCTGCACGAGTATTGCCTGAACCGCTTTGGTTCGGCATCTGAACTGGAAGCCCATCTGCCCGTTCCCAAGACCCCCGACCAACTGCGCCAGATCAGCGATGATCGCTACCTGTCGACCCTGGCGCTACGGGTCTTCCGCGCCGGTCTCAAGCACAGCCTGGTGGATGCCAAATGGCCGGCCTTTGAACAGGTGTTCTTCGGCTTCGACCCGGAAAAGGTTGTGCTGATGGGGGCCGAGCACCTTGAGCGATTGATGCAGGATGCGCGGATCATCCGCCACTTGGGCAAGCTCAAGAGCGTGCCGCGCAATGCGCAGTTCATCCTTGATGTGGCAAAGGAGAAGGGCAGTTTCGGCGAATTGATCGCCGAATGGCCGGTGACCGATATCGTTGGCCTGTGGAAGTACCTGGCCAAACACGGTCACCAATTGGGCGGCCTGTCGGCGCCACGCTTTCTGCGGATGGTTGGCAAGGACACCTTCGTGCCCAGCTATGACGTGGTCGCGGCGCTGAACGCACAGAAGATCGTCGACAAGGTGCCTACCAGCCTGCGGGACCTGGCCACCGTGCAGAACGCCTTCAATCAATGGCACGCCGAGAGCGGCCGGCCGATGTGCCAGCTATCGATGATGCTGGCGTTTACCGTCAATCATTGA
- a CDS encoding Yip1 family protein codes for MIHHVVGLFTHPDQEWKEIRGDQEESISHMYLTHTLILAAIPAVSAFIGTTQVGWVIGSRAPVMLTHESALWMTIMSYLAMLCGVAVMGAFIHWMARTYDATPSLARCVAFATYTATPLFIGGLAALYPHMWLGMIVGTAAICYTVYLLYVGLPTFMNIPSDEGFLFSSSVLAVGLVVLVAIMAFTVIVWGLGVGPVYTN; via the coding sequence ATGATCCATCACGTCGTGGGACTCTTTACCCACCCCGATCAAGAATGGAAGGAGATTCGTGGCGACCAAGAGGAAAGCATCAGCCACATGTACCTGACCCACACACTGATTTTGGCGGCAATTCCCGCTGTTTCAGCGTTTATCGGCACGACCCAGGTGGGCTGGGTGATCGGCAGCCGAGCACCGGTCATGCTGACCCACGAAAGCGCCCTGTGGATGACCATCATGTCGTACCTGGCGATGCTCTGCGGTGTCGCGGTGATGGGCGCTTTCATTCACTGGATGGCCCGTACATACGACGCCACACCGAGTCTGGCGCGCTGTGTGGCATTCGCCACCTACACCGCAACCCCGCTGTTCATCGGCGGTCTGGCGGCGCTCTACCCACACATGTGGCTGGGCATGATCGTCGGCACGGCAGCCATTTGCTACACGGTGTACCTGCTTTACGTGGGCCTGCCGACCTTCATGAACATTCCATCCGACGAGGGTTTTCTGTTTTCCAGTTCGGTCCTGGCCGTAGGGCTGGTGGTGCTGGTGGCCATCATGGCATTCACCGTGATCGTCTGGGGCCTGGGCGTCGGCCCGGTCTATACCAACTAG
- a CDS encoding DUF2069 domain-containing protein → MAKKPKILPSIDWLEPRVRISRAASLLCFFGLIGLLCAYYLVFADLHGARPWVILLIELVPLLLLAPGMISGSPRGHSWMCFVVNLYFIKGAIAAFDPNRQVFGLLEMAASLAVFCSALLYVRWRFQLNRKLAGEGEPAAA, encoded by the coding sequence GTGGCTAAAAAGCCGAAGATCCTGCCCTCCATCGACTGGCTCGAACCCCGCGTACGTATCAGCCGTGCAGCCAGCCTGCTTTGCTTTTTCGGTCTAATCGGTTTGCTCTGCGCCTATTACCTGGTGTTTGCCGACCTGCACGGCGCCCGGCCCTGGGTGATCCTGCTGATCGAACTGGTGCCGCTGTTGCTACTGGCACCGGGAATGATCAGCGGCAGCCCACGCGGCCATTCGTGGATGTGCTTTGTGGTCAACCTGTACTTCATCAAGGGCGCAATTGCTGCGTTCGACCCCAATCGCCAGGTATTCGGCCTGTTGGAGATGGCCGCCAGTCTGGCGGTATTCTGTTCGGCGCTGCTGTATGTGCGCTGGCGCTTCCAGCTCAATCGCAAGCTGGCCGGCGAAGGCGAACCCGCTGCCGCGTGA
- the wrbA gene encoding NAD(P)H:quinone oxidoreductase, producing the protein MSAPYILVLYYSRSGSTNEMARQIARGVEQSGMEARLRTVPAISTECEAVSPSIPDEGALYASLDDLKHCSGLALGSPTRFGNMAAPLKYFLDGTSNLWLTGALVGKPAGVFTSTASLHGGQETTLLSMMLPLLHHGMLITGLPYSESALLETRGGGTPYGASHHAGADGKSGLNEHEIALCRALGLRLGKTAQKLESDRG; encoded by the coding sequence GTGAGTGCGCCGTACATTCTGGTTCTGTATTACAGCCGCAGCGGCTCGACCAACGAAATGGCCCGGCAGATCGCTCGCGGCGTCGAACAGTCCGGCATGGAGGCACGCCTGCGCACGGTGCCGGCCATCTCCACCGAATGCGAAGCCGTGTCACCGAGCATTCCCGACGAAGGTGCGCTGTACGCCAGCCTCGACGATCTCAAGCACTGCTCGGGTCTGGCCCTGGGCAGCCCGACCCGGTTCGGCAACATGGCGGCGCCGCTCAAGTACTTCCTCGACGGCACCAGCAACCTATGGCTGACCGGTGCGCTGGTGGGCAAGCCGGCGGGGGTCTTCACCTCGACCGCCAGCCTCCACGGCGGCCAGGAAACCACCCTGCTGTCGATGATGCTGCCGCTGCTGCACCACGGCATGCTGATCACCGGCTTGCCCTACAGCGAATCGGCCCTGCTGGAAACCCGTGGCGGTGGTACGCCGTACGGCGCCAGTCATCACGCCGGAGCGGACGGCAAGAGCGGTCTGAACGAACATGAAATCGCCCTGTGCCGGGCCCTCGGCCTGCGCCTGGGAAAAACCGCGCAAAAGCTGGAGAGCGACCGTGGCTAA